The stretch of DNA atcccaaagacgattaagaaaatgattagcgtccgggccACCACAAcatgtggtatcagagcaataggTTCCTGAGACTGAACCTAGATCaaagcgatagatcctttagactgagatagaatagaatgagcggggtagatgagtCTTGTTTCCTTGCATGTGTATGCTAGCATGTGATTTATTATAATGTTGACTTACATTGTGTCTGCTAGCATGATACTATGTGTTACTGCTTTGAAATACAtctttacctgattatctgatttgagttggtattatgtattattgagtatgaatcagatctgattcttgatcagcagtaagatgatcagaggaggactgaaacaGGTTTGTAGTATTTggttattaattattttgataagcagatatacctcctcgaagaattccgGAAAGGGGTAGTACTTCGTCTGAACAGATAGATATATCAGAAACTCCGATGGAAACACAGTTGAAaaggtttcagtcgttccaacCTCCGgttctgaagggtactgagacgcCAGTAGATTGTGAGAATTGGCTTGAAGATATAGAAATGCTATTTGAATTTCTTGGTTTCACAGATGATTgtagagttaaactgattgggaacCAGTTACAGGAGATTGCATGGAGATGGTGGCTAGTAACTAAAGAAGCCCTGGAACAGCGTAGTTCAGTGATTACGTGGAAAATTTTTAAGgttgaattctatcaaagatttttccccgTATCATACAGACAGGATAAAGATGTAAAGTTTTTAAACCTGAGACAGGGTCACTTGAGTATTGATGAGTATTTGGCTCAGTTCTTTATCTTGTTGCGTTTTGCCCCTCACGTGGCTAGAAACGATGAAGCTATATCTAGTCAGTTCATTCAGAGATTGAATCCGGAGATACGTACATTGGTGAATGTGAAACAACCGATTAATTTTGCTGATACCTTGAACAGAGCCAAAAGAGCAGAAACAGTTCTGATGGGACAAAAGGGAGCATCGTATGTTCTTCCAGCACCGAGACTACAACAACTGCCTTCCAGAATCGAGATTGGCAGTAGCAGTGGTGAAAAGAAAGAACAGCTGAAACCTCGAAAGAAGCAGTTTAAGAAGTTAGGAAGTGGTTcgtctagctccagtggttcgaGCCCGAGTTATACTGGAGTATATTGCAAGacttgtggagggagacatcccacagagcaatgccagggagtgactggtagttgcaatatctgtagacaaccgggacattttgctagagtttgtccacagagaggttcccgaagatttcagggagcagaatcatctgaTGGTAGGGATTGAGGAACAGACCCATGACacacttgatgatatagtggCAGGTAATGTTCTTTTATGATTATATTTCATACGTATTGATATATACTAATGCATTCTCTACGATTATCTTTGACTAAGTTacattgatatatgttttatctgTTGGGTCTGATGGTACTGTAGTATTGATTTCTTTAACTTTTGTGGGAAAGGTTGATGTCAGTGAATTCTGTAAAATATCGTATACTGCAGTAGGATGAGAAAGAGATCGAGTTAGACTATGTGTACTTGTATTGTCTGATTTGACCGCATTATTGATATTAaaatgctgaccaagtacaaaACTATTGTAGACTCCTTCCAGAAGAGTATAAGATTCAGATCAGATATGGTTGATGAGTGGAGATTCCACGGTAAGGATTCTAGCTCTAGAATGCCTTTGATATCTGTATTAGATATAATTCGATGATTATCGAAAGGAACAGAAGAATTCCTTATGTATTCAATTGATTTAGTGAAACTGTACGTATCATTGACTGTTTTACTAGTAGCAGGAGAGTTGTTACAGTCTTTCCAGATCGTCAGTCAGGGAGATTGATTTCAGCCTTAATTCGATACCAGGTactggttttttttaaaattcagtacAGAATGACATTGAATGTACAGAATGACACAGagtgaattgaaagaattgaaagatcagtaGAAGAGTACTGGTCAGGAGTTACATCTGATTAAGTATTGCTCTTGAAAATACTTCAGTTTTGATTATGGGTTGATGAATTCTGTGTTCAGAAGTATTATGGTTTGATGTTCATTGTatctatgatattttgatatattcgcaGCGTCTGATTGATTGAATCGAATATTTGAAGATTGTATTGAATATTCTGTGAACTGAGATTGTTGTATACATAAATTGTTCAGATATAAAGTTTGATTGATACAGATGGTATTCGGGATAGGTAATATCCGATTATAGTATACCGATTGATTTTGATACAATTGAGATCATGATCAGGGGCTGAGAATGACACCGATATCAGAAATATCAGAAATTTCAGAGATGTCAGAAATGTCAGATAtctattttcttctttgttagcCGATTATCTTATATGATTGTTGTTTTTATCTGCTTGAGTattgttattgttctaaaacagtatttgatacagattgtgTTGT from Primulina huaijiensis isolate GDHJ02 unplaced genomic scaffold, ASM1229523v2 scaffold38393, whole genome shotgun sequence encodes:
- the LOC140968902 gene encoding uncharacterized protein, translated to METQLKRFQSFQPPVLKGTETPVDCENWLEDIEMLFEFLGFTDDCRVKLIGNQLQEIAWRWWLVTKEALEQRSSVITWKIFKVEFYQRFFPVSYRQDKDVKFLNLRQGHLSIDEYLAQFFILLRFAPHVARNDEAISSQFIQRLNPEIRTLVNVKQPINFADTLNRAKRAETVLMGQKGASYVLPAPRLQQLPSRIEIGSSSGEKKEQLKPRKKQFKKLGS